In candidate division WWE3 bacterium, the following are encoded in one genomic region:
- a CDS encoding helix-turn-helix domain-containing protein produces the protein MELQDRFYTAPEVAQVLGVTLRSLYRYIRDGKIETFKTAGGRLRFTREAITNFMGPMVKKEPYHFVPAPRPSSREPQPRPRHLDEPSEETASRINFPKTAPVTPSNVAQVWPFRRAPVAASTVPVITDIYDASEEEEVVVSTPAPKPIAPVQKNKLLYRSNIRDLRLLAQKIQKSCTNAHVPYALTGFAGMSLQREMPPFSVIHVYVRFDDLPFFENVLQAVTANDEANANLCFLDVTDINLWREVESVKGFKVVAKNKLEADLRNI, from the coding sequence ATGGAACTGCAAGACAGATTTTACACAGCGCCAGAAGTGGCCCAAGTGCTTGGCGTAACTCTTCGCTCTTTGTACCGTTACATCAGGGATGGAAAAATAGAAACTTTTAAAACTGCCGGTGGCCGGCTTCGTTTTACTCGTGAGGCGATTACTAACTTCATGGGCCCGATGGTAAAAAAAGAGCCTTACCACTTTGTACCGGCCCCGCGTCCCAGCTCACGTGAACCACAGCCTAGGCCCCGTCATCTAGACGAGCCTTCAGAAGAAACCGCCTCTCGTATTAACTTCCCAAAGACGGCTCCTGTTACTCCGTCAAACGTAGCGCAAGTCTGGCCCTTTCGGCGGGCTCCAGTAGCAGCTTCAACCGTGCCTGTTATTACTGATATTTATGATGCCTCGGAAGAGGAAGAAGTTGTCGTGTCAACTCCGGCTCCTAAACCAATAGCGCCTGTTCAGAAAAATAAATTGCTGTATCGCAGTAATATTCGTGATCTTCGTCTTCTAGCCCAAAAGATTCAAAAATCCTGTACCAATGCTCACGTCCCATACGCTTTAACCGGCTTCGCTGGCATGTCGCTGCAGCGAGAGATGCCGCCTTTTTCTGTGATCCATGTTTACGTTCGTTTCGACGATTTGCCGTTTTTTGAAAATGTGCTGCAAGCTGTTACCGCAAACGATGAGGCCAACGCTAACCTCTGTTTTCTGGATGTTACCGACATTAACCTCTGGCGCGAGGTAGAAAGTGTTAAAGGTTTTAAAGTTGTCGCCAAGAATAAATTGGAAGCCGATCTTCGTAATATTTAA
- a CDS encoding methionyl-tRNA formyltransferase — protein sequence MTSLVFFGSSKYAACCLDAIIKDGRYEVKLVVTQPDAPSGRNQEMTETAVSEFVRTLPNDPNIKSIDDSDNSEKFGLIRKISLLKPATLNDEAVIKNIKDAKPKVGIVLDYGLLIPADVMSLFDLGIINLHPSLLPSHRGAIPAQSAIICGDKTTGVTLIKINAKFDSGEVLAQVEEEIKNDDTPVTLYDRLFAKGITLLLAVLPKYISGEIKLTSQKPSTEPYEKRLTKDSGRIDWTQSDEVIERFIRGMTPWPGAWTTLQALHDSPSTDDNQKNDKTVKILKAHLNDSGTLAIDLLQIEGKNPMSWKQFEAGYLK from the coding sequence ATGACAAGCCTTGTATTCTTCGGCTCTTCTAAATACGCCGCTTGTTGCCTTGACGCTATCATTAAAGACGGGCGTTATGAGGTTAAGCTTGTTGTGACCCAACCGGATGCACCCAGTGGACGCAATCAAGAAATGACAGAAACAGCTGTTTCCGAATTTGTCCGAACACTTCCAAATGATCCGAATATCAAATCGATCGATGATTCGGATAATTCGGAGAAATTCGGATTAATTCGGAAGATTAGCCTGTTAAAGCCTGCAACCTTAAATGACGAAGCGGTCATTAAAAATATTAAAGACGCAAAACCTAAAGTAGGAATTGTTCTCGATTACGGCTTGCTAATTCCTGCTGACGTAATGTCACTCTTTGACCTAGGCATTATCAATCTCCACCCCAGTTTGCTACCAAGTCACAGAGGCGCAATTCCAGCCCAGAGTGCGATCATTTGCGGTGACAAAACGACCGGCGTCACCCTCATAAAAATCAATGCTAAATTCGACAGTGGTGAGGTTTTAGCCCAAGTAGAGGAGGAGATAAAAAATGATGACACTCCTGTAACTTTATATGACCGTTTATTCGCAAAAGGTATCACTCTATTACTCGCAGTGCTACCTAAGTATATATCAGGTGAGATCAAGTTGACGTCTCAGAAACCATCAACTGAGCCTTACGAAAAGCGCTTGACTAAAGACAGCGGTCGCATTGATTGGACACAAAGTGACGAGGTCATTGAACGATTTATTAGAGGAATGACACCGTGGCCTGGGGCATGGACGACGCTGCAGGCGCTTCATGATTCGCCCTCAACCGATGACAACCAAAAAAACGATAAAACCGTCAAAATCCTCAAGGCCCACCTCAATGATTCCGGCACCCTCGCCATTGATCTGCTACAAATCGAAGGCAAAAATCCAATGAGTTGGAAACAATTTGAGGCTGGTTATTTAAAATGA
- a CDS encoding WecB/TagA/CpsF family glycosyltransferase — MTTNILGVHVENILFKDALSRISGFVTEPRFHLVTTVNADFLLNASADPVFKVILNSADLSLPDGFGVVLCQRLFNPSHATEKIAGADLVPRLCQTASLQGWSLGLLGGESYQDTDVCQLVKSKLLDTYPGLNVIYCSRESSPEVFTEQIDLLFVAFGSPKQEKWLYANRHLLSNVRVGIGVGGTFDFIVGKRRRASGPLEALWRIFLEPKRLGRVLRAYVLFPIKILLSFRPLSRNPVNDY, encoded by the coding sequence ATGACAACTAACATACTAGGAGTTCACGTCGAAAATATATTATTTAAAGATGCTTTGTCACGAATTTCAGGCTTTGTCACGGAACCTCGTTTTCATCTCGTTACCACCGTTAACGCGGACTTTCTACTAAATGCTTCAGCAGACCCGGTCTTTAAAGTTATCCTCAATTCCGCTGACCTTTCATTGCCGGATGGTTTTGGGGTGGTTCTCTGTCAGCGCCTATTCAATCCCAGTCACGCCACAGAGAAAATTGCGGGGGCGGATTTAGTGCCTAGGCTTTGCCAAACAGCGTCATTACAAGGCTGGTCACTAGGACTACTTGGCGGTGAGTCTTACCAGGATACCGACGTTTGCCAATTGGTCAAGTCAAAACTGCTAGATACATACCCCGGTCTAAATGTAATCTACTGTTCTCGCGAGTCGTCACCGGAAGTTTTTACAGAACAAATTGACCTACTTTTTGTAGCATTTGGTAGTCCGAAGCAGGAAAAATGGCTTTACGCTAATCGTCATCTGTTATCAAACGTCCGTGTGGGCATTGGGGTAGGCGGGACGTTTGATTTTATAGTGGGGAAGCGCCGTCGCGCTTCCGGTCCTTTGGAAGCTCTATGGCGGATCTTCTTGGAACCTAAACGTTTAGGCCGCGTCCTTCGGGCGTATGTTTTGTTTCCTATAAAGATCCTCTTGTCATTCCGGCCCCTGAGCCGGAATCCAGTAAACGATTACTAG
- the def gene encoding peptide deformylase encodes MPTIITVPDKRLRLKSKQIKKYDDTVDKLIADLKTALINHEDPEGVGISAPQIGVNLQVFITKKVDAAGKPLAGDDAFQVFINPVITKYSSDLNWDHLKPEDHYYEGCLSVPGIYGEVTRPWSITVTYDQLTTLHCHAILSTTTVELNGLPAIYFQHEYDHLQGIIFTDLVLKQSGKLYELAEDGNFKEI; translated from the coding sequence ATGCCAACAATAATCACCGTCCCCGATAAAAGGTTAAGACTAAAGTCAAAACAAATTAAAAAATACGACGATACCGTTGACAAACTAATTGCTGACCTGAAGACGGCGCTAATTAACCACGAGGACCCCGAAGGTGTTGGCATTAGCGCCCCTCAAATTGGCGTGAATCTTCAAGTCTTTATAACTAAAAAAGTCGACGCTGCCGGTAAGCCTCTGGCCGGCGATGACGCTTTCCAAGTCTTTATAAACCCCGTAATCACAAAATACTCGAGCGATTTAAATTGGGACCATTTAAAACCGGAAGATCATTATTACGAAGGTTGCCTCTCCGTCCCCGGAATTTACGGTGAGGTGACACGGCCCTGGTCCATCACTGTGACCTACGATCAATTGACAACTTTGCATTGCCATGCAATTTTGTCAACAACGACCGTAGAGCTTAACGGCCTCCCGGCCATCTATTTTCAACATGAATACGATCATTTACAAGGCATTATCTTCACCGACCTCGTCCTTAAACAAAGTGGAAAACTTTATGAACTAGCAGAGGATGGGAATTTTAAGGAAATTTAA
- a CDS encoding glycosyltransferase family 1 protein, protein MIIGIDLTKTNFKTPVGTDVYTIEMTKALIKANLTDNFILLTTGLEAKVFWQQTLGSFSNYEIVGLQGRFLITQLQVMLASFQYRQINVLWEPVPTLPLLHRPGLRVVVTVHGEIDRSLSLRWSVKYADTIIVVSEATKTNLIRMYGQKEITIIPEGVDAAVFYPRQSSEMVTLANKYNLRSPYFLYVGTINKRKNLTNLIAAFAKLNQTDLKDHYDLVIAGSGGDIKFSISDRVKFLGRVATADLPILYSYAEATCLVSHEEGFGLPVIESLACGTPVVVSDRVGVQLDFSKVGVVVGSGSVDSIADGLIEVARLRNTNDDICQKCLTMSKRFSWEKAAESLFMSFRASASRDPESSQSNNTGHENRSELLDSGSRPE, encoded by the coding sequence GTGATAATTGGAATTGATCTTACAAAGACTAATTTTAAGACTCCCGTTGGCACCGATGTTTACACGATTGAGATGACTAAGGCGCTAATAAAGGCTAATTTGACAGATAACTTTATTTTGTTGACTACGGGACTAGAGGCGAAGGTCTTTTGGCAACAGACTCTAGGCTCGTTTTCCAACTACGAAATCGTCGGACTACAGGGTCGTTTTCTTATCACTCAACTACAAGTAATGCTCGCTTCTTTCCAATACCGCCAGATCAACGTCCTCTGGGAGCCGGTCCCAACCCTGCCACTACTGCATCGACCTGGTCTCCGCGTTGTTGTAACAGTCCATGGTGAAATTGATCGCAGTTTGTCACTCCGCTGGTCGGTTAAATATGCCGATACTATTATAGTAGTTTCGGAAGCGACGAAGACGAATTTAATCCGTATGTATGGTCAAAAAGAAATCACTATTATCCCAGAGGGCGTAGACGCCGCGGTTTTTTATCCACGTCAATCTTCAGAAATGGTGACTCTTGCAAATAAGTATAATCTACGTAGCCCTTACTTCTTATATGTAGGGACAATAAATAAACGAAAAAATTTAACTAATTTAATTGCCGCTTTTGCAAAACTCAATCAAACTGACCTAAAAGATCATTATGATCTAGTGATTGCTGGTAGTGGTGGTGACATAAAATTTAGTATTTCCGATAGGGTTAAGTTTCTCGGGAGGGTAGCGACGGCCGATTTGCCAATACTTTATAGTTATGCTGAAGCCACTTGCCTCGTTTCTCATGAAGAGGGCTTTGGCCTGCCTGTCATCGAGAGCCTAGCTTGTGGAACACCTGTTGTGGTGAGTGACAGAGTAGGGGTCCAATTAGATTTCTCAAAAGTGGGCGTGGTGGTGGGTAGCGGCTCAGTTGACTCTATCGCTGACGGATTAATTGAGGTAGCGCGCTTGAGAAATACCAACGACGATATTTGTCAAAAATGTTTGACAATGTCGAAGAGGTTTAGTTGGGAAAAAGCTGCGGAGTCTTTATTTATGTCATTCCGGGCAAGCGCCTCGCGCGACCCGGAATCCAGTCAATCCAATAACACCGGTCATGAAAATCGTTCGGAGTTACTGGATTCCGGCTCAAGGCCGGAATGA
- a CDS encoding sortase → MNHQKFWRQFLGNLLIISSLLILVLAWGPIIKSELNYQLNKLTGHKFCLPSDKTCLTGQSDTLGQKPSPFSALIGRLIVSTPTIIQPINREFAIVIEKINVNAPIISNVSVTDPAAYNKALRDGVAQAINTAVPSDPRGNVYLFAHSSLDFWQLGQYATVFNLVRKLEQGDTIHVFYHGFDYTYSVINKEIVAGFNTYPLDRRTIEPILTIQTCDPPGTTLNRLVVTAKLTMVK, encoded by the coding sequence ATGAACCATCAAAAATTCTGGCGGCAATTCCTGGGTAACCTCTTAATAATTAGCAGCTTACTAATTTTAGTGCTAGCCTGGGGCCCGATTATTAAATCTGAGTTGAATTACCAACTAAATAAATTGACCGGACATAAATTCTGTTTGCCAAGTGACAAAACTTGCTTGACCGGACAAAGTGACACATTAGGACAAAAGCCGTCCCCATTTAGCGCTTTAATCGGTAGATTGATAGTATCTACCCCCACTATTATTCAACCAATTAATCGCGAATTCGCGATAGTGATCGAAAAAATCAACGTTAACGCCCCTATTATCTCTAATGTTTCGGTAACCGATCCGGCTGCTTATAATAAAGCGCTGCGCGACGGTGTGGCTCAAGCCATTAACACCGCTGTGCCATCCGACCCTCGTGGCAACGTTTATTTATTTGCTCATAGCTCCCTGGATTTTTGGCAACTGGGGCAGTATGCGACTGTCTTTAATCTCGTCCGGAAATTAGAACAGGGTGACACCATTCACGTCTTCTACCATGGCTTTGACTATACTTACAGTGTTATTAACAAAGAAATCGTGGCCGGTTTTAACACCTACCCGCTTGACCGTCGAACGATCGAGCCTATTTTAACGATTCAGACCTGTGATCCACCGGGAACAACTTTGAACAGACTAGTGGTGACGGCAAAGCTAACCATGGTAAAATAA
- a CDS encoding PEGA domain-containing protein: MTIRLGKLIISKKTALAIAMPPGILFFTLIAIFFGKGYNINVTQRTVDKTGMLVVKSQPDGAKIYLDNEWKSATPFTFSNLRPKTYLVRVEKDGFSTWEKPVNVYPELVTDITSVLVSATPKLEPLTYGGAASPSYSDSAHAIAYGTQNSKPGIWVLPVGKPLPITLFQSNPSLVMPDTETTKYSKAVSYNWSPIGDQLLVKITDEDYRLIDVNQSKELEQASTSADILNAWSDEITKKKVSFLEKQTITADLAQIATASGTLWSPDGLKFAYKVEENGSTVLKIHNMEKPTPIDEKTDYVTLTAATGTTLSAYIWYPDSYHLVLKDGNSLYLVRIDGTNKTEIYSGVINGEQFFVTPDGNKVIINASFKKDATSELYAISLR, encoded by the coding sequence GTGACTATCCGACTGGGAAAACTTATTATCAGTAAGAAGACCGCCCTGGCAATTGCCATGCCTCCCGGCATTCTTTTTTTCACCCTGATCGCCATCTTTTTTGGCAAGGGTTACAACATCAATGTTACCCAAAGAACGGTTGATAAAACCGGCATGTTAGTGGTTAAATCTCAACCAGACGGGGCCAAGATATACCTTGATAACGAGTGGAAAAGCGCTACCCCCTTCACTTTTTCTAACTTAAGACCGAAGACGTACCTTGTTAGGGTTGAAAAAGATGGCTTTAGCACTTGGGAAAAACCGGTCAATGTGTACCCGGAATTAGTGACGGATATTACCTCTGTATTAGTCTCAGCGACGCCAAAATTAGAGCCTTTGACCTATGGTGGCGCTGCCAGTCCCAGTTACTCAGACTCGGCTCACGCCATTGCCTACGGCACCCAAAACAGCAAGCCCGGCATCTGGGTCCTGCCGGTCGGTAAGCCTTTGCCAATCACTCTTTTTCAGAGTAATCCCTCGCTTGTCATGCCAGACACGGAAACTACTAAATATTCCAAAGCCGTAAGTTACAATTGGTCACCAATTGGCGATCAATTACTGGTGAAAATAACTGACGAAGATTACCGATTGATCGACGTTAATCAAAGTAAAGAACTGGAACAGGCCAGTACTTCGGCCGATATTCTAAACGCCTGGAGTGATGAAATTACTAAAAAGAAAGTCTCTTTTCTGGAAAAACAAACGATTACTGCAGACCTCGCCCAAATAGCCACCGCTTCCGGGACCCTCTGGAGCCCAGACGGCTTAAAGTTCGCTTATAAAGTTGAAGAAAATGGCAGCACGGTTCTTAAAATCCATAACATGGAAAAACCAACCCCGATCGATGAGAAGACGGATTATGTCACCCTGACCGCGGCTACCGGCACTACCCTATCAGCCTACATTTGGTATCCTGATAGTTACCATTTAGTACTTAAAGATGGCAATAGTCTGTATTTGGTCCGAATTGATGGGACCAACAAGACCGAAATTTATTCCGGAGTCATTAACGGAGAGCAATTTTTTGTGACACCAGATGGTAATAAAGTTATTATTAACGCTTCCTTTAAAAAAGACGCCACTTCCGAACTCTACGCCATTAGTTTAAGATAA